In Phaseolus vulgaris cultivar G19833 chromosome 10, P. vulgaris v2.0, whole genome shotgun sequence, a single genomic region encodes these proteins:
- the LOC137817854 gene encoding uncharacterized protein gives MSELKVLFAEGSSVSRPPMFNGMNYAFWKIRMKIFMESIDSFIWEAVVYGPYVSMQVVKDEEVVKARSEWNETERKKAEYDLVAKNIITSSLTMDEFFRISQCSSAKEMWEVLEVTHEGIEDVKRSRKHSLIQKYELFRMQPEESIADVQKRFTHIVNHLTGLGKEFDREELNIKVLKCLDRRWQPKVTAISESRDLSKLSTAALFGKLMEHELELKRLKEQETVERKPKRLALKASKQNEINKEKEDVEHDDAISLFTKRFSRFLKKKSRDRNQQKRRYPKPNDSNSSNYTCFGCGKTWHIKMDCPNNQSKDKSASKKVERSKGRRAYISWEENEVSSTSSSSTESEENNLCFMVKDEGLISDSVSDFSMESDNYDQLLAAFKETHDEANRLAVICSKLQKVNNVLALKVETLEEELHKAKTDLGRENLESLLGSQNVVFNKNGIGYNPGSVTNVKKLSSVFVPAKSGFSAFNSGKKASHKGSKKNQWYLDSGCSKHITGDLTKFTSLKLKAEGHVTYGDIN, from the exons atgtctgagcttaaagtgctttttgctgagggatCTTCTGTTagtagaccacctatgttcaatggaatgaattatgccttttggaaaattagaatgaaaattttcatggaatctattgactcGTTTATTTGGGAGGCTGTGGTCTATGGACCCTATGTGTCAATGCAGGTGGttaaggatgaagaagtggtaaaggcaagatctgaatggaatgagaccgaaaggaagAAGGCTGaatatgatcttgtggccaagaacatcataacctcatcattaacaatggatgagtttttcaggatatcccaatgcagttcagctaaggagatgtgggaggtcTTGGAAGTCACTCACGAGGGTAttgaagatgtgaagaggtcaagaaaacattctctcatccaaaaatatgaattgtttagaatgcaacccgaggagagcattgctgatgtgcagaaaaggttcactcatattgtgaatcaccttacAGGTTTGGGAaaggaatttgacagagaggaactcaacataaaagtGTTGAAGTGCCTCGATAGAAGATGGCAACCcaaggtgactgccatatcaGAAAGTCGTGATTTGTCAAAgctgtcaactgctgcactctttgggaaattaatggagcatgagctggagctcaagagactcaaagagcaggaaacagtggaaagaaaacccaaaagacttgcactgaaagcaagtaAGCAGAATGAGATCAATaaggaaaaagaagatgttGAACATGATGATGCAATCAGCCTATTTACAAAGAGATTTAGCAGATTCCTGAAGAAGAAAAGCAGagataggaaccagcagaaaagaaggtatcctaaacctaatgactcaaattcctctaactatacttgctttggctgtggcaAAACATGGCACATCAAAatggattgtccaaacaatcaatcaaaggacaaatctgccagcaagaaggTTGAAAGGAGCAAGGGGAGAAGAGCTTACATTTCATGGGAAGAGaatgaagtatcttcaaccagcagctcttcaactgaGAGTGAGGAAAACAAtctgtgcttcatggtgaaagATGAAGGGTTaatctctgattcagtaagtgatttcTCTATGGaatctgataactatgatcaattgcttgctgctttcaaggaaacacatgatgaagcaaataggctagctgtaatatgcagtaagttgcaaaaggtaaataatgtgcttgcacttAAAGTagaaacacttgaggaagaactgcataaggccaaaacagatttg ggaagagagaaccttgagtctctccttggctcacagaatgttgttttcaataagaatggtaTTGGTTATAACCCTGGAAgtgtaaccaatgtcaaaaagctttcaagtgtttttgttccagcaaaatcaggtttttcagcttttaatagtggcaaaaaggcatctcat aaaggcagcaagaaaaatcaatggtacttggatagtggtTGTTCCAAACATAttactggagatcttacaaaattcactagcttgaagctcaaagcagagggacatgtaacctatggtgatattAACTGA